In the Nocardioides marmotae genome, GCATCAGCGTGAGCGGCTCGCGCGCGGTGGCCAGCGCGACGTGGTCGATGATGGCCTGGGCCGCGGCCCCGCCCACGAAGTCGGCGAGCGGGCGTCCCACGGCCTCCTCGAGCGGGATGCCGAGCGTTGCCTCGACGTTGGCCGAGACCATCACGGTCTCGGTCGTCAGGGGGTCGAGGGCCAGCAGCACGCCGTGGGGCTGGATGGCTCCGGGGACGTGGATCGGCTCCCGGTCGCAGTTGGTGAGGTCGACGTGACCGTACGCGGGAGTGTGCGGTGACGCCGTCTCGGTCACGCAGGCTCCATCGGCAGTCGCAGCAGGTCGGTGGACACGTTACCCGTCCAGACCGCCGGTCACTCACACCTTGACGCCCACGCCCCAGCCGCTCACCGCCCCCCGTCGGGCTGCCCCGGAGCGCCTCCCTCGGGGCCTGCCGGCGGCAGCGCGTCGGCCACCGCGGAGAGCACCTCGTCGAGCCGGGCGGCGAGCTCGTGGGGCCCCGCGACCACGGCGACCGCGCCGGCGTCGCGCAGCTCGGCCTCGGTGATCCCGCCGGTGAGCACGCCGACGAACGCGGCGCCGGCGGCGCGGGCGGCCTCGGCGTCCCAGACCGTGTCGCCGACCGCGAAGGCACGCTTGGCGCCCACGCGCTCGAGGCTCGCCGCGAGCAGGTCGGGTGCGGGCTTGCTGGCCTCTGCCTCGTCGCCGGCGAGGGTCGAGCGGATCGCGCTCGTGCCCGGGACCAGGTCGAGGAGCCGGTCGGTCAGCGCGCGCTCCCCGGAGCTGGCGAGCACGACCTGGAGGCCGGCCCCGCGCAGCGCGGCGAGCAGGTCCTCGGCGCCCTCGAGGGCCACGACCTCGCCGAACCGCTCGTCGAAGTGGT is a window encoding:
- a CDS encoding HAD family hydrolase, which translates into the protein MTGSRPPSSRPDTVVLDLDGTLVDSVYVHLGCWRAAFRDVGVDVASYRLHRAIGMGGDKLVAEVTNESVERSVGDDVRARHAHHFDERFGEVVALEGAEDLLAALRGAGLQVVLASSGERALTDRLLDLVPGTSAIRSTLAGDEAEASKPAPDLLAASLERVGAKRAFAVGDTVWDAEAARAAGAAFVGVLTGGITEAELRDAGAVAVVAGPHELAARLDEVLSAVADALPPAGPEGGAPGQPDGGR